Proteins found in one Subtercola endophyticus genomic segment:
- a CDS encoding CoA-acylating methylmalonate-semialdehyde dehydrogenase, producing the protein MSDTALPVVNHYINGAESVSTSGRTAPVYDPALGQQTKSVALADAAEIEAAILAAKAAFPAWRDTSLARRQQIMFRFRELLAQRTGELAEILTSEHGKVLSDAAGEISRGLEVVEFATGFPHLIKGEYSENVSTGIDVYSTRQPLGVVGIISPFNFPAMVPLWFFPIAIAAGNTVVLKPSEKDPSAANWLAALFTEAGLPDGVLNVLHGDKEAVDGLLTSPDVKSISFVGSTPIAHYVYETATQHGKRVQALGGAKNHMLVLPDADLDLAADAAVNAGFGSAGERCMAISVVVAVEPVADDLIEKITSRVAGLVVGDGRRACDMGPLVTEAHRDKVSSYLDIATADGATVVIDGRGIEVDGDEAGFWLGPTLIDKVPITSRVYTDEIFGPVLSIVRVASYDDGLELINASRYGNGTAIFTNDGGAARRFQNEAEVGMIGINVPIPVPVSYYSFGGFKDSIFGDTKAYGADGFRFFTRQKAITSRWLEPSHGGINLGFPRN; encoded by the coding sequence ATGTCAGACACCGCGCTGCCCGTCGTCAACCACTACATCAACGGGGCCGAATCCGTGAGCACCAGCGGTCGTACCGCACCCGTGTACGACCCCGCGCTCGGCCAGCAGACCAAGAGCGTGGCGCTTGCAGACGCCGCCGAGATCGAGGCCGCCATTCTCGCGGCCAAGGCCGCGTTTCCGGCCTGGCGCGACACGTCGCTGGCTCGCAGGCAGCAGATCATGTTCCGGTTCCGCGAGTTGCTCGCACAGCGCACGGGGGAGCTGGCCGAGATCCTCACCAGCGAACACGGCAAGGTGCTCTCCGACGCGGCCGGCGAGATCTCCCGTGGCCTCGAGGTCGTCGAATTCGCCACCGGGTTTCCGCACCTCATCAAGGGCGAGTACTCAGAGAACGTTTCGACAGGCATCGATGTGTATTCGACCCGGCAGCCGCTCGGTGTGGTCGGAATCATCAGCCCGTTCAACTTTCCCGCCATGGTTCCGCTCTGGTTCTTTCCGATCGCCATCGCCGCCGGGAATACCGTGGTGCTGAAGCCGAGCGAGAAAGACCCGTCGGCGGCCAATTGGCTCGCCGCGCTGTTCACCGAGGCGGGGCTTCCAGACGGCGTGCTGAACGTCTTGCACGGCGACAAAGAGGCGGTGGATGGTCTGCTCACCAGCCCCGATGTGAAATCCATCTCGTTCGTCGGTTCGACCCCCATCGCGCACTACGTCTACGAGACGGCCACCCAGCACGGCAAGCGTGTTCAGGCCCTCGGCGGAGCGAAGAACCACATGCTCGTGCTGCCCGACGCCGATCTCGATCTCGCGGCCGATGCCGCCGTCAACGCGGGCTTCGGCTCGGCTGGCGAGCGCTGCATGGCGATCTCGGTCGTCGTTGCCGTCGAACCGGTCGCCGACGACCTCATCGAAAAGATCACCTCGCGTGTGGCGGGGCTCGTCGTCGGTGACGGCCGGCGCGCCTGCGACATGGGCCCGCTCGTCACCGAAGCGCACCGCGACAAGGTGTCGTCGTACCTCGACATCGCCACCGCCGACGGTGCGACGGTCGTCATCGACGGTCGCGGCATCGAGGTCGACGGCGACGAAGCCGGCTTCTGGCTCGGCCCCACCCTCATCGACAAGGTGCCCATCACCTCGCGCGTCTACACCGACGAGATCTTCGGCCCCGTGCTTTCGATCGTGCGCGTCGCCTCCTACGACGACGGGCTCGAACTCATCAACGCCTCCCGCTACGGCAACGGCACCGCCATCTTCACCAACGACGGCGGAGCGGCCCGCCGCTTTCAGAATGAAGCCGAGGTCGGCATGATCGGCATCAACGTGCCGATTCCCGTGCCCGTCTCCTATTACTCATTCGGCGGGTTCAAAGACTCCATCTTCGGCGACACCAAGGCCTACGGAGCCGACGGCTTCCGCTTCTTCACCCGCCAGAAGGCCATCACGAGCCGTTGGCTCGAGCCCTCCCACGGCGGCATCAACTTGGGTTTCCCGCGCAATTAA
- the abc-f gene encoding ribosomal protection-like ABC-F family protein gives MSLIRITDVSVSFENTQVLREAFFRLEKGDRVGLIGRNGSGKSTLLKLALEQVTPDSGTVALEDGLKLGYFSQFSELDGSASIVDVLEGLFANIHLIEAELAAIDAAVALAAAPNAVAAEAEAQPAESLDALINRQADLFAEMDRLDGWDYQRHIDTALTTLGFEQAHRVCPIDDLSGGWRNRAALAKILLENPDVLLLDEPTNFLDIAGVEWLESWFRDFRGAAIIVSHDRTFLDAVVTRIIELENFHLHEYPGNFDEYVVQKQFRLKTLEQQYLHESELLAFEAEGISDRREAAKATRAAKSAQSGKQNSLNKQLSGIKKSRAPRPVDEIITEIYGGLHVKDVLCRIDSLGKSYGDKTLFEGLTLEIRRGYRIAVLGANGSGKSTLLRVLAGEERPDEGTVDWPKGVKVVSYNRMLAELDDADTLTHAVNALPDSLALTATRKSVGRFLAMFQFSEADLKQRLGNLSGGQRARVAMAQCLLSGASVLLLDEPTNHLDMPSIQVMERALTHFPGAVVVVSHDRFFTDKIATRTLTFAPDPARPGALALSGA, from the coding sequence ATGAGCCTCATCAGAATCACCGACGTCAGCGTCAGCTTCGAGAACACCCAAGTGCTGCGCGAGGCGTTCTTCCGGCTCGAAAAGGGCGACCGAGTCGGGCTCATCGGGCGCAATGGGTCGGGCAAGTCGACACTGCTGAAGCTGGCTCTCGAGCAGGTGACTCCGGATTCCGGAACCGTCGCCCTCGAAGACGGCCTGAAGCTGGGGTACTTCTCGCAGTTCTCCGAGCTCGACGGTTCGGCGTCGATCGTGGATGTTCTCGAGGGCCTCTTCGCGAACATCCACCTCATCGAGGCCGAGTTGGCTGCAATCGACGCCGCCGTAGCGTTAGCCGCCGCCCCGAACGCCGTCGCCGCCGAAGCAGAAGCGCAACCAGCGGAATCCCTCGACGCCCTCATCAACCGCCAGGCCGACCTCTTCGCCGAGATGGATCGCCTCGACGGCTGGGACTACCAGCGCCACATCGATACCGCCCTGACGACCCTCGGCTTCGAGCAAGCCCACCGCGTCTGTCCCATCGACGACCTCTCGGGCGGCTGGCGCAACCGGGCCGCGCTGGCGAAGATTCTGCTCGAGAATCCGGATGTTCTGCTGCTCGACGAGCCGACGAACTTTCTCGACATCGCCGGGGTCGAGTGGCTCGAGAGCTGGTTCCGCGACTTTCGCGGCGCCGCGATCATCGTGTCGCACGACCGCACCTTTCTCGACGCGGTGGTCACGCGAATCATCGAGCTCGAGAACTTTCATCTGCACGAATATCCGGGCAACTTCGACGAATACGTGGTGCAGAAGCAGTTCCGGCTGAAGACGCTCGAGCAGCAGTACCTGCACGAATCCGAGCTGCTGGCGTTCGAGGCCGAGGGTATCTCCGATCGACGCGAGGCGGCGAAGGCCACGAGGGCCGCGAAGTCAGCGCAGTCGGGCAAGCAGAACAGCCTCAACAAGCAGCTTTCGGGCATCAAAAAGTCTCGCGCGCCACGGCCGGTCGACGAGATCATCACCGAGATCTACGGCGGTCTGCACGTGAAAGACGTGCTCTGCCGCATCGATTCGCTCGGCAAATCGTATGGCGACAAGACGCTGTTCGAGGGCCTGACCCTCGAGATTCGGCGCGGATACCGCATCGCCGTTCTCGGCGCCAACGGCAGCGGAAAAAGCACCCTGCTGCGCGTGCTCGCCGGCGAAGAGCGCCCTGACGAGGGTACCGTCGACTGGCCGAAGGGCGTCAAGGTCGTCAGCTACAACCGGATGCTCGCCGAGCTCGACGACGCAGACACCCTCACTCACGCGGTCAATGCCCTCCCCGACAGTCTCGCTCTCACCGCGACACGCAAATCCGTGGGGCGCTTCTTGGCGATGTTCCAGTTCTCTGAGGCCGACCTCAAGCAGCGGCTCGGCAACCTCTCGGGCGGCCAACGCGCGCGGGTCGCGATGGCGCAGTGCCTACTGTCGGGCGCCTCGGTGCTGCTGCTCGATGAGCCCACCAACCACCTCGACATGCCGAGCATCCAGGTTATGGAACGCGCCCTCACGCACTTTCCCGGCGCCGTGGTCGTCGTGAGCCACGACCGATTCTTCACCGACAAAATCGCCACGCGCACCCTCACTTTCGCCCCTGACCCCGCTCGCCCCGGCGCTCTCGCCCTCAGCGGCGCCTGA
- a CDS encoding type II toxin-antitoxin system VapB family antitoxin — protein MRTTITLDDDRLAKAAALSGITERSALVREALEALIERESARRLALLGGSDRHAESAPRRRPAA, from the coding sequence ATGAGAACGACGATCACACTCGACGACGATCGACTGGCGAAGGCTGCCGCCCTGAGCGGAATAACGGAGCGCTCCGCTCTTGTGCGTGAAGCACTCGAGGCGCTCATCGAGCGTGAGAGCGCCCGGCGCCTGGCACTTCTCGGCGGTAGCGATCGGCACGCTGAATCCGCACCCCGAAGGCGACCTGCCGCCTGA
- the gcvT gene encoding glycine cleavage system aminomethyltransferase GcvT has product MTPADSAPPAAPEAASSEPASSAQPVFSPLHDTHVAAGALFTDFAGWQMPVRYTSDLAEHHAVRMAAGLFDLSHMAELAVRGPQAAEFLDYALAGKLSATAVGQAKYSMLLAESGGIIDDVVVYRLADDDFLVVANAGNHEVAYNTLLERAAAFDVTVADESDGVALIAVQGPRALEILMNTAGLVTPDARDLAALKYYWSQPATYAGEDLLVARTGYTGEDGFELYTPVALATQLWADLMAAGEPFGLVPAGLAARDTLRLEAGMPLYGHELGLDTLPAQAGLGRVPNLSKGDFVGRAALERASSNPTSAHERVLVGLLGDGKRAARAGYELFAADAASADANGADAAGAETGARAQPIGVVTSGVLSPTLGLPVAMAYIDPRYSTADTLVWVDVRGKRLPFRITPLPFYSRKRD; this is encoded by the coding sequence GTGACCCCCGCCGACTCTGCACCGCCCGCTGCACCCGAAGCCGCTTCATCCGAACCCGCTTCGTCGGCCCAGCCGGTCTTCTCACCCCTGCACGACACTCACGTCGCCGCCGGAGCCCTCTTCACCGACTTCGCCGGCTGGCAGATGCCGGTTCGCTACACGAGCGACCTCGCCGAACATCACGCCGTGCGCATGGCGGCCGGCCTGTTCGACCTCTCGCACATGGCAGAACTCGCCGTTCGCGGCCCGCAAGCGGCCGAGTTTCTCGACTACGCCCTCGCCGGAAAGCTCTCGGCAACAGCGGTGGGCCAAGCGAAGTACAGCATGCTGCTCGCCGAATCCGGCGGAATCATCGACGATGTCGTGGTCTATCGCCTCGCCGACGACGACTTTCTCGTCGTGGCCAACGCGGGCAACCACGAGGTCGCCTACAACACCCTCCTCGAGCGAGCAGCTGCCTTCGACGTGACCGTCGCCGACGAGAGCGACGGCGTCGCCCTCATCGCCGTGCAGGGCCCCCGCGCGCTCGAGATTCTCATGAACACCGCCGGTCTGGTGACTCCGGATGCCCGTGACCTCGCCGCGCTGAAGTACTACTGGTCGCAGCCGGCCACGTATGCGGGTGAAGACCTCCTCGTCGCACGCACCGGCTACACGGGCGAAGACGGCTTCGAACTGTATACGCCCGTGGCGCTCGCCACACAGCTCTGGGCAGACCTCATGGCAGCAGGAGAGCCCTTCGGGCTCGTTCCCGCGGGCCTCGCCGCACGTGACACCCTTCGGCTCGAGGCCGGTATGCCACTGTACGGTCACGAACTCGGGCTCGATACGCTGCCGGCCCAGGCGGGCCTCGGTCGCGTGCCGAACCTCAGCAAGGGCGACTTCGTGGGGCGCGCGGCCCTCGAGCGGGCATCCAGCAACCCGACGAGCGCGCACGAGCGTGTACTCGTCGGTCTGCTGGGCGACGGCAAACGCGCCGCGCGGGCCGGATACGAGCTGTTCGCCGCCGACGCAGCTAGCGCCGACGCAAACGGTGCCGACGCAGCTGGCGCCGAGACGGGCGCCCGCGCTCAGCCGATCGGCGTCGTCACGAGTGGAGTGCTTTCGCCCACCCTCGGTCTTCCCGTCGCGATGGCCTACATCGACCCGCGCTACAGCACTGCCGACACCCTCGTCTGGGTCGACGTGCGCGGCAAACGTCTGCCGTTTCGCATCACCCCGTTGCCGTTCTACAGCAGAAAGAGAGACTGA
- a CDS encoding phage tail protein — protein sequence MPYAVDFVNVSTEGLESSPVVEPLAGLRANEARYYKNKYDHVFTVSPVSEAPEALDRVASILKRERDIVIESRPLEATDFEVEGLRMTYVFYESGLAINVMYALEDGGKRAVGFKLSDGMEIPDELSKFKFARQKSKLAGTIRGSYFVIKGEH from the coding sequence ATGCCGTACGCCGTCGACTTCGTCAACGTCTCAACCGAAGGCCTCGAGTCGTCTCCGGTCGTCGAGCCGCTGGCCGGCCTGCGCGCCAACGAAGCGCGCTACTACAAGAACAAGTACGACCACGTCTTCACGGTGAGCCCCGTCAGCGAGGCCCCCGAAGCCCTCGACCGCGTCGCGAGCATCCTGAAGCGCGAGCGCGACATCGTCATCGAATCGCGCCCGCTCGAAGCGACCGACTTCGAGGTCGAGGGCCTTCGAATGACCTACGTGTTCTACGAGTCGGGCCTCGCGATCAACGTCATGTATGCCCTCGAAGACGGCGGCAAACGCGCCGTGGGCTTCAAACTCTCCGACGGCATGGAGATCCCCGACGAACTGTCGAAGTTCAAGTTCGCCCGCCAGAAGTCGAAGCTCGCGGGCACCATCCGCGGATCCTACTTCGTCATCAAGGGCGAGCACTGA
- a CDS encoding DUF4190 domain-containing protein, with translation MTTPSGAPAGRTNFLAFASLVVSVISLFLNPFVVISIVGAVLGYFGLRQSRVTGAGRILSLVGLWLGVASAVVTLVLIFVLPTT, from the coding sequence ATGACCACACCCTCGGGCGCCCCCGCCGGCCGCACCAACTTTCTGGCCTTCGCGAGCCTTGTCGTGAGCGTCATCTCGCTGTTCTTGAACCCATTCGTGGTCATCAGCATCGTCGGCGCTGTGCTCGGCTACTTCGGCCTGCGGCAGTCGCGCGTGACGGGTGCGGGGCGAATTCTGTCTCTGGTCGGTCTCTGGCTCGGCGTCGCGTCGGCGGTGGTCACGCTCGTGTTGATCTTCGTGCTTCCCACGACCTGA
- a CDS encoding FAD-binding oxidoreductase: protein MTEIPSETPSAAPNRLLPADGGFAAAARDGLFNTLQPAETPALIVTPHTEAEVAQAVSDAARAGTKVAIRSGGHSWISASLREASLLIDMAAFDGIEVDVEARTAKVGPAVRGERLSKELAAHGLAFPVGHCGNPAVGGFLLGGGLGLNWGEWLPSCFSIRSMRVVLASGDVVVASADENAELFWLARGSGPGFPGIVTEFEVGLKPLPQGIRLATWMFDLADLAEVTAWVGRVSAALPASVEVSVVLAGPQRPGATSDSAAHIVNVIATAFAADENTALAALAAFDTEPLPDARLIDHLDPVEVAFENLHEGVDATYPEGFRYLADTFWLPTDLHDALPPLAEIMRRAPSGHSYLLTGMPGNGVGATLLPKGEAAYGMHDRSLVVPYVIWSDPADDEANHAWLADLRAVLEPLASGHFISEADLRHSAERVSRSFAADDWPRVQQLIATFDPDGVFCGFPQPS from the coding sequence GTGACCGAAATCCCCAGCGAGACTCCGAGTGCGGCTCCGAACCGGTTGCTCCCGGCAGACGGCGGTTTCGCCGCAGCCGCTCGTGACGGGTTGTTCAACACCCTGCAGCCGGCCGAGACACCCGCGCTCATCGTCACCCCACACACCGAAGCCGAGGTGGCGCAGGCTGTCTCCGATGCGGCGCGCGCCGGCACGAAGGTCGCCATCCGCTCGGGCGGGCACAGCTGGATCTCCGCCTCGCTGCGCGAGGCGAGTCTGCTCATCGATATGGCCGCCTTCGACGGCATCGAGGTCGACGTCGAGGCGCGCACCGCGAAGGTGGGCCCGGCCGTGCGTGGCGAACGCCTTTCGAAAGAGCTCGCGGCGCACGGGCTCGCCTTTCCGGTCGGGCACTGCGGCAATCCGGCCGTCGGCGGATTTCTGCTCGGTGGGGGCCTGGGCCTGAACTGGGGCGAGTGGCTGCCGTCGTGCTTCTCGATTCGCAGCATGCGCGTGGTGCTCGCGAGTGGCGACGTGGTGGTCGCCTCCGCCGACGAGAATGCCGAGCTGTTCTGGCTCGCTCGCGGCTCCGGCCCAGGCTTTCCCGGCATCGTCACCGAGTTCGAGGTCGGGCTGAAGCCACTGCCGCAGGGCATCCGGTTGGCCACCTGGATGTTCGACCTCGCCGACCTCGCAGAGGTCACCGCCTGGGTGGGCCGGGTATCGGCCGCGCTGCCAGCGAGTGTCGAGGTCTCGGTGGTGCTGGCCGGGCCGCAGCGCCCGGGGGCGACGAGCGACTCGGCCGCTCACATCGTGAACGTCATTGCGACCGCGTTCGCGGCCGACGAAAACACCGCGCTGGCGGCACTCGCGGCCTTCGACACCGAACCGCTGCCCGACGCGCGCCTCATCGATCACCTCGACCCGGTGGAGGTCGCTTTCGAGAACCTGCACGAGGGCGTCGATGCCACGTATCCCGAGGGTTTTCGCTACCTCGCCGACACGTTCTGGCTGCCGACCGACCTGCACGACGCTTTGCCTCCGCTCGCCGAGATCATGCGGCGTGCGCCGTCTGGCCACTCCTACCTGCTCACCGGCATGCCCGGCAACGGCGTCGGCGCGACCCTGCTCCCGAAGGGCGAGGCGGCATACGGGATGCACGACCGCAGCCTGGTCGTGCCCTACGTGATCTGGTCAGACCCCGCCGACGACGAAGCGAACCACGCGTGGCTGGCCGACCTGCGAGCCGTGCTCGAGCCACTCGCTAGCGGACACTTCATCAGCGAGGCCGATCTGCGTCACAGCGCCGAGCGCGTGAGCCGGTCGTTCGCCGCCGACGATTGGCCGCGCGTGCAGCAGCTGATCGCGACCTTCGACCCCGACGGTGTGTTCTGCGGCTTTCCGCAACCGAGCTAG
- a CDS encoding type II toxin-antitoxin system VapC family toxin has protein sequence MILVDTSVWVDHLHAAEPELLRLLRSGFVWQHPMVVGELAMGSLRDRGSFLDLLSNLPAVTLAHHDEVMGLIERRKLYGRGLSLVDAHLLAAVTLSPGTTLWTRDRRLHDFAKQQQVAFSEA, from the coding sequence ATGATTCTCGTCGACACATCGGTCTGGGTTGACCATCTCCATGCCGCCGAACCAGAACTCTTGAGGTTGCTGAGAAGCGGCTTCGTTTGGCAGCATCCCATGGTCGTGGGCGAGCTGGCAATGGGCTCGCTGCGTGATCGAGGGTCGTTCCTCGATCTGCTGAGCAATCTTCCGGCCGTGACGCTCGCGCACCATGACGAAGTGATGGGTCTCATCGAGCGCCGAAAATTGTACGGCCGGGGGCTCAGCCTGGTCGATGCTCATCTGCTGGCGGCGGTGACACTCTCGCCCGGCACGACGTTGTGGACGAGAGATCGCCGCCTGCACGACTTCGCGAAGCAGCAGCAGGTGGCATTCAGCGAAGCCTAG
- the ychF gene encoding redox-regulated ATPase YchF, translating into MALTIAIVGLPNVGKSTLFNALTKNQVLAANYPFATIEPNVGVVNLPDARLEKLAELFSSERILPAPVSFVDIAGIVKGASEGEGLGNKFLANIREADAIAQVVRGFADPDVIHVDGKVDAASDLETINTELILADLQTLEKAVARYEKEVKTKRIEPVVLETAKAAQAILDAGQPLSSAGKLDLEPIRELGLLTAKPFIYVFNIDEAVLNDSDALAALSALVAPAPAVFLDAKLESELIDLDPADAAELLASTGQEESGLDQLARIGFDTLGLQTYLTAGPKETRAWTIGKGWTAPQAAGVIHTDFQKGFIKAEIVSFDDLVAAGSVAEARARGKARIEGKEYVMHDGDVVEFRFNV; encoded by the coding sequence GTGGCTCTAACTATTGCGATCGTCGGGCTGCCCAATGTGGGCAAGTCCACCCTGTTCAACGCACTCACGAAAAACCAGGTTCTGGCGGCGAACTACCCGTTCGCTACTATCGAGCCCAACGTGGGCGTGGTGAACCTGCCCGACGCGCGCCTCGAGAAGCTCGCCGAGCTCTTCTCGAGCGAGCGCATTCTGCCTGCCCCCGTGTCGTTCGTCGACATTGCGGGCATCGTGAAGGGCGCCAGCGAGGGGGAGGGGCTCGGCAATAAGTTCCTCGCGAACATCCGCGAGGCCGACGCCATCGCGCAAGTCGTGCGCGGGTTCGCCGACCCCGACGTGATACACGTCGACGGCAAGGTCGACGCTGCCAGCGACCTCGAAACCATCAACACCGAACTCATTCTCGCCGACCTGCAGACCCTTGAAAAAGCTGTCGCCCGGTACGAGAAAGAGGTCAAGACCAAGCGCATCGAGCCCGTCGTGCTCGAGACCGCGAAGGCTGCGCAAGCCATTCTCGACGCGGGTCAGCCCCTGTCATCCGCCGGCAAACTCGACCTCGAACCCATCCGCGAACTCGGCCTGCTCACCGCCAAACCGTTCATCTACGTCTTCAACATCGACGAGGCCGTGCTGAACGATTCGGATGCTCTTGCCGCCCTCTCTGCGCTGGTCGCCCCCGCGCCCGCCGTCTTTCTCGACGCGAAGCTCGAGTCGGAACTCATCGACCTCGACCCCGCCGACGCTGCCGAACTGCTCGCCTCGACCGGCCAAGAGGAGAGCGGCCTCGACCAGCTCGCCCGCATCGGCTTCGACACCCTGGGCCTGCAGACCTACCTCACCGCCGGCCCCAAAGAAACCCGCGCCTGGACCATCGGCAAGGGCTGGACGGCCCCCCAGGCTGCCGGCGTCATCCACACCGACTTCCAAAAGGGCTTCATCAAGGCCGAGATCGTCTCGTTCGACGACCTCGTGGCCGCCGGCTCCGTAGCTGAGGCTCGTGCCCGCGGCAAGGCCCGCATCGAGGGCAAAGAGTACGTCATGCACGACGGTGACGTGGTCGAGTTCCGCTTCAACGTTTAG
- a CDS encoding copper resistance CopC family protein: protein MRIPPLTNRRAARIVGLGLLAGLAISAASAAAAAPAFAHDTVVSSSPYNGETVTTPIDTVTVSFSDELLSLGADASGFAIEITDTDGGHHESGCVTVDGGDASTGVALGEAGEYNVTWRVVSEDGHPISGRYSFTWQPTAVTVAAPAWNAAPACGASWSGQPATVSSTGTPAPGSAVTDPTGSATLAPGEAATVDPGAVADVPEPTMTILSAVPADASNDSGLALPLAIVVGVGSLVALAAVLFAVVRRARGDRPAR, encoded by the coding sequence GTGCGAATTCCACCCCTGACGAACCGGCGTGCAGCCCGTATCGTGGGGCTGGGGCTGCTCGCCGGCCTCGCGATCTCGGCGGCCTCGGCCGCAGCCGCCGCTCCGGCGTTCGCGCACGACACTGTGGTGTCGTCGAGCCCCTACAACGGCGAGACCGTCACGACGCCCATCGACACGGTCACCGTCAGCTTCAGCGACGAACTGCTCTCGCTGGGGGCGGATGCCTCGGGGTTCGCTATCGAGATCACCGACACCGACGGGGGTCACCACGAATCGGGCTGCGTCACTGTCGACGGCGGCGATGCCAGCACGGGCGTTGCGCTCGGTGAGGCCGGAGAGTACAACGTGACCTGGCGGGTCGTCTCCGAAGACGGGCACCCCATTTCGGGCCGCTACTCCTTCACCTGGCAGCCGACGGCCGTCACCGTGGCTGCACCGGCCTGGAACGCCGCGCCGGCGTGCGGTGCTTCGTGGTCGGGCCAGCCCGCGACGGTGTCGTCGACGGGAACACCCGCCCCGGGCTCCGCCGTAACCGACCCCACAGGCTCTGCAACACTGGCTCCCGGCGAAGCCGCAACCGTCGATCCCGGCGCGGTCGCCGACGTGCCCGAGCCCACCATGACGATCTTGTCGGCCGTGCCCGCCGACGCGAGCAACGATTCCGGTCTCGCACTGCCGCTGGCCATCGTGGTCGGCGTCGGGTCGCTCGTCGCACTCGCTGCCGTACTCTTCGCCGTGGTGCGCCGTGCCCGCGGTGACCGGCCGGCGCGGTGA
- a CDS encoding aromatic ring-opening dioxygenase LigA has product MTTLPAESVLRRVGGLSIATGSLFLAVGAGAWFTVTKQLRDEKITVPGNAPALAGKRVQGPATAYAEALVIKSNAERGAGGRTFADISDALRGVDASSDEAGELRKQGSALSTAASLRTSLMTSVLAYGVSAFVAGLGAFLLIVGSQLRQADE; this is encoded by the coding sequence ATGACGACTCTGCCCGCTGAATCCGTACTTCGCCGCGTTGGAGGTCTCAGCATCGCCACGGGTTCGTTGTTCCTCGCCGTCGGCGCGGGCGCATGGTTCACCGTCACGAAGCAGTTGCGAGACGAAAAGATCACGGTTCCGGGCAACGCGCCGGCCCTTGCGGGTAAGCGTGTGCAGGGCCCGGCGACGGCCTACGCCGAAGCGCTCGTCATCAAGAGCAATGCCGAACGTGGAGCCGGCGGCCGCACTTTTGCCGACATCAGTGACGCGTTGCGGGGTGTCGACGCGAGCAGCGACGAAGCGGGGGAGCTGCGCAAACAGGGCTCGGCACTCTCGACGGCTGCATCATTGCGCACCTCGTTGATGACGTCGGTGCTCGCCTACGGGGTGAGCGCCTTCGTTGCCGGCCTCGGCGCGTTCCTCCTGATCGTCGGTTCGCAGCTGCGTCAGGCCGACGAGTGA